From Thalassospiraceae bacterium LMO-JJ14:
CCGCCACATCATGCGCGAAGTTATTGAACAGCGCCTGCCAGGTGGAAAAAGAAATCGGCATGGCGATGGCCGTCAGCACCAGGAAAACCTCACGGCTTTTCCAGCCATCCTTGAATAAACCGCCCGGCGCCATTGGAAACTTCCTCGTCTGTGTCATGTAAATGTGGCGATAAAGGGGGACTTTACCAGCGAAGAATTACGGCTAATATGGGCTATTATGACATTAAATATTGAGAAACAGACAAGTGAGCGCTCCGCACCGGCATCGGCCAGTGATCGTATCCTGCCGCACCTCAGCGGCCTCGACCAGGGTCCGGGCGCCGTCGTTGCCCGTGCCCGCGAATGCCCGGCAGATCACATTATTGACTGGCACACGCACGAACGCGCACAACTTTTGTATGCTGTGCGGGGTGTCATGCGGGTCACCACGGATAACGGTGTCTGGGTCGTACCGCCCCAGCGCGCAGTGTGGATCCCCCCCGGCATTTCCCATCACGTACAGGCGCAAGGAACGGCCTTGTCACTGCGCTCGCTCTATATCCGCAAGGATGCGCACGAAGGGCTGCCCGAGGTCTGCTGCGTTGTGACGGTCTCGCCATTGCTCAGGGAACTGATCTTGGAAGCCATGCGCCTCAGCGATGACCCGGGGCCGGATAGCGCCGAAGCCCGGCTGATCGGTGTGCTTCTCGACCGTGTCGAAGGATTGCCGGTCGCGCCCCTGCACCTGCCCATGACCACCGACAAACGCGCGCGCAAAATAACCGATACGCTCATGGATGACCCGTCGGACATGCGCACCCTGCAGGACTGGTCGCAAGAGCTTGGCGCCAGCGAGCGGACCTTGGCGCGCATCTTCAGCCGTGAAACCGGAATGACGTTCGGACAGTGGCGCCAGCAGGTAAAACTTCTGGCGGCGCTGGCGCGGCTGGCGCGCGGCGACAGTGTCACCGACGTTGCATTTGATCTCGGTTACGCATCGCAAAGTGCGTTTATCGCCATGTTCCGCCGTGCGCTCGGCAAGACACCGGGACGCTATTTTACGGAATAATCCTTGTTGGATTAAAGGCTATACAGCCGCTTTGATTGCCGCCATGGCATCGGCTGCCTTCGATGCATCCGGACCGCCGGCCTGTGCCATATCGGCTCGCCCGCCGCCGCCTTTACCACCGACGGCTGCGGACCCGGCCTGCACCAGATCGACGGCGCTGTGACTGGCCGTCAGATCATCGCTCACACCGACCACTAGCGAGGCCTTGCCGTCGATATTGGAAATCACCGCAACGATACCCGAACCGATCTGTTTCTTGATCTCATCGACAAGGCCTTTGAGTTCCTTCGCCGGCACGCCGTCGAGGATGCGGCCCGAGAACTTGACGCCATTGATTTCCTCAACATCGCTGCTGGCATCCCCGGATGAAGCACCGCCGCCCATGGCGAGCTTCTTGCGCGCTTCAGCCAGCTCGCGTTCCATTCTGCGGCGATCTTCCAGCAACGCCTTGACCCGTGCCGGTACATCGGCGGGCTGCGACTTGAGTTCCTTCGCAGCTTCCTGCAAAGCCTTTTCGGTTTCCGCAAAGTAAGCACGCGCCCCGGCACCCGTCAGCGCTTCGATACGGCGAACGCCGGAGCCAACAGCGGCTTCCGACAGAATCTTGAAAACAC
This genomic window contains:
- a CDS encoding helix-turn-helix transcriptional regulator produces the protein MTLNIEKQTSERSAPASASDRILPHLSGLDQGPGAVVARARECPADHIIDWHTHERAQLLYAVRGVMRVTTDNGVWVVPPQRAVWIPPGISHHVQAQGTALSLRSLYIRKDAHEGLPEVCCVVTVSPLLRELILEAMRLSDDPGPDSAEARLIGVLLDRVEGLPVAPLHLPMTTDKRARKITDTLMDDPSDMRTLQDWSQELGASERTLARIFSRETGMTFGQWRQQVKLLAALARLARGDSVTDVAFDLGYASQSAFIAMFRRALGKTPGRYFTE